In Modestobacter versicolor, a single genomic region encodes these proteins:
- a CDS encoding alkaline phosphatase D family protein produces MAIETPLSRRTMLKGGAVAAAALTLGGLTTEEARATVDETARSGVFGFGIASGDPTATELLLWTRVTPSPDATPGSGRGRRTRVIWAVAADPGFRKIVRIGTTTTDASRDHTVKVVVSGLTPYTRYYYRFAACGAISGIGRTQTAPDEPGRTHALRLAFVSCSNYTGGYFTAYRGLAARDDLDFVLHLGDYLYEYGNDEDRYGPAELAGVRDHQPATEVVTLADYRLRHALYKTDPDLREAHRRQPWIVVFDDHEITNDAYDTGAENHETQDDPDTSYTGPGQPAGTRPEGDFLARRALAFQAYLEWMPIREPGSWQPQPHQGTQFFRRFSFGDLAELSVIETRQNRSQQVPTTAASTLNPALTDPARHLPEPQQLDWLTRGITGSSKAWHLVGNQTVLTRVYALPRAGVLPGQVFNTDQWDGYQADQRALLDAMAAGRTDPVVLTGDIHSSWANDLPRDTTRYPLDRNSVGVEFVCPSVTSNGFKESLGSAATAQAATAAFQAVNPWVRYLEGIGHGFTVLDVTPARVQADFFFIRSGGDKGLLVDPRLDPQATVGYETSYVSTKGSRQVTGPAGQLGRRSDEPRTASVPRGGWRDVVEFERAAASTR; encoded by the coding sequence ATGGCCATCGAGACGCCGCTGTCCCGCAGGACGATGCTCAAGGGCGGGGCCGTCGCGGCCGCCGCGCTCACCCTGGGTGGGCTCACCACCGAGGAGGCCCGGGCCACGGTCGACGAGACGGCCCGGTCGGGGGTGTTCGGCTTCGGCATCGCCAGCGGCGACCCGACCGCCACCGAGCTGCTGCTGTGGACCCGGGTGACGCCGTCGCCGGACGCCACCCCGGGCAGCGGCCGCGGCCGCCGGACCCGGGTCATCTGGGCGGTCGCCGCCGACCCGGGCTTCCGCAAGATCGTCAGGATCGGCACCACCACGACCGACGCCTCGCGTGACCACACGGTCAAGGTCGTCGTCTCCGGCCTGACCCCCTACACCCGGTACTACTACCGGTTCGCCGCGTGCGGTGCGATCTCCGGGATCGGCCGCACCCAGACCGCTCCCGACGAGCCGGGCCGCACCCACGCCCTGCGGCTGGCGTTCGTCAGCTGCAGCAACTACACCGGCGGGTACTTCACCGCCTACCGGGGGCTGGCCGCCCGCGACGACCTGGACTTCGTGCTGCACCTGGGCGACTACCTCTACGAGTACGGCAACGACGAGGACCGCTACGGCCCCGCCGAGCTGGCCGGGGTGCGCGACCACCAGCCGGCCACCGAGGTGGTCACCCTCGCCGACTACCGGCTGCGCCACGCGCTCTACAAGACCGACCCCGACCTGCGCGAGGCGCACCGCCGGCAGCCGTGGATCGTGGTCTTCGACGACCACGAGATCACCAACGACGCCTACGACACCGGCGCGGAGAACCACGAGACGCAGGACGACCCGGACACCTCCTACACCGGCCCCGGCCAGCCGGCGGGCACCCGTCCCGAGGGCGACTTCCTGGCCCGCCGGGCGCTGGCGTTCCAGGCCTACCTGGAGTGGATGCCGATCCGCGAGCCGGGGAGCTGGCAGCCCCAGCCGCACCAGGGCACCCAGTTCTTCCGCCGGTTCAGCTTCGGCGACCTGGCCGAGCTGTCGGTGATCGAGACCCGGCAGAACCGCAGCCAGCAGGTGCCGACGACGGCGGCGAGCACGCTCAACCCGGCGCTGACCGACCCCGCCCGGCACCTGCCCGAGCCGCAGCAGCTGGACTGGCTCACCCGCGGGATCACCGGCAGCAGCAAGGCCTGGCACCTGGTCGGCAACCAGACGGTGCTCACCCGGGTGTACGCCCTGCCGCGGGCCGGGGTGCTGCCCGGCCAGGTGTTCAACACCGACCAGTGGGACGGCTACCAGGCCGACCAGCGGGCGCTGCTGGACGCGATGGCCGCCGGTCGCACCGACCCGGTCGTGCTCACCGGCGACATCCACTCCTCGTGGGCCAACGACCTGCCCCGGGACACCACCCGCTACCCGCTGGACCGCAACTCCGTGGGCGTGGAGTTCGTCTGCCCGTCGGTGACCAGCAACGGGTTCAAGGAGTCGCTGGGCTCCGCGGCCACCGCGCAGGCCGCGACCGCCGCCTTCCAGGCCGTGAACCCCTGGGTCCGCTACCTGGAGGGCATCGGCCACGGGTTCACCGTCCTGGACGTCACCCCGGCCCGGGTGCAGGCGGACTTCTTCTTCATCCGCAGCGGAGGCGACAAGGGGCTGCTCGTCGACCCGCGGCTGGACCCGCAGGCGACCGTCGGCTACGAGACCTCCTACGTCTCGACCAAGGGGTCGCGGCAGGTCACCGGCCCGGCCGGCCAGCTCGGCCGGCGGTCCGACGAGCCGCGGACGGCGTCGGTGCCGCGCGGCGGCTGGCGGGACGTCGTCGAGTTCGAGCGGGCCGCGGCCAGCACCCGGTAG
- a CDS encoding NAD(P)-dependent alcohol dehydrogenase, with protein MRITAAVVEEQHTPFVVRDVELDDPGPGEVLVRVAAAGFCHTDGLARDGELPFPLPGVLGHEGAGTVVAVGDGVTSVREGQAVVMGWPWCGECRNCLDGEPRYCLQLGALCFSGQRPIGNSGLRTTGGDPVAGAFFGQSSFATHSLATATSLVPVPDGLPVDLMGPLACGLATGAGAVFHTARPLPGSSIVVYGAGTVGLAAVMAARNSPASTIIAVDRHASRLQLARELGATEVIDATDTDPVQAVADICGGPADFAVECTGIIAVVRQAIDSVGMRGQAILIGGAPAGAEFSADHMTTLWGKSIVGTLGGSGRSQRLIGGLMDLYAAGRFPIDRLVERFPLERIGEAMEASYSGAVVKPVITMPQG; from the coding sequence ATGCGGATCACCGCCGCCGTCGTCGAAGAGCAGCACACCCCGTTCGTCGTCCGGGACGTCGAGCTGGACGACCCGGGCCCCGGGGAGGTGCTGGTCCGGGTCGCGGCCGCCGGCTTCTGCCACACCGACGGCCTGGCCCGCGACGGCGAGCTGCCGTTCCCACTGCCCGGCGTGCTGGGCCACGAGGGCGCCGGCACGGTCGTCGCCGTGGGGGACGGCGTCACCTCGGTGCGCGAGGGCCAGGCCGTCGTCATGGGCTGGCCGTGGTGCGGGGAGTGCCGCAACTGCCTGGACGGCGAGCCGCGGTACTGCCTGCAGCTGGGCGCGCTGTGCTTCAGCGGGCAGCGGCCGATCGGCAACTCCGGTCTGCGCACCACGGGCGGCGACCCGGTGGCCGGTGCCTTCTTCGGCCAGTCCTCCTTCGCCACCCACTCGCTGGCCACGGCCACCTCGCTGGTGCCCGTCCCGGACGGGCTGCCGGTCGACCTGATGGGACCGCTGGCCTGCGGGCTGGCCACCGGCGCCGGGGCCGTCTTCCACACCGCGCGCCCGCTGCCCGGCTCCTCGATCGTGGTCTACGGCGCCGGGACGGTCGGCCTGGCCGCGGTCATGGCCGCCCGGAACTCCCCGGCCAGCACGATCATCGCCGTCGACCGGCACGCCTCCCGGCTGCAGCTGGCCCGCGAGCTGGGGGCCACCGAGGTCATCGACGCCACCGACACCGACCCGGTGCAGGCGGTCGCCGACATCTGCGGCGGCCCGGCGGACTTCGCCGTCGAGTGCACCGGCATCATCGCCGTCGTCCGGCAGGCGATCGACTCGGTCGGCATGCGCGGTCAGGCGATCCTCATCGGTGGCGCCCCCGCCGGCGCCGAGTTCAGCGCCGACCACATGACCACGCTGTGGGGGAAGTCGATCGTCGGCACGCTGGGCGGCAGCGGCCGCAGCCAGCGGCTGATCGGTGGGCTGATGGACCTCTACGCCGCCGGGCGCTTCCCGATCGACCGGCTGGTGGAGCGCTTCCCGCTGGAGCGGATCGGCGAGGCCATGGAGGCCTCCTACAGCGGCGCCGTGGTGAAGCCGGTCATCACCATGCCGCAGGGCTGA